In one Streptomyces marincola genomic region, the following are encoded:
- a CDS encoding glycosyltransferase family 9 protein has translation MPSKAPDAAPAAGGERRAARDARRAVLFAARSATALHRLLDVLPVFAGDERIDRAFTLVPGSDFGVDALAAVERAGARTTPWEEASRRAHDLVLMASPKGELALLRGRRVLLPHGAGFGKSVEGEGTPGTPSGLDPAFLVPDGDALLSLHALAHPSQVGRLAALSPHAAARAAVVGDPTLERVLASRGRREDYRAALGTGARHLIALASTWGPESLLRRRPALPTDLAARLPWDTYQLALILHPNERSRLGELNLAERLAPALDAGMFLAGPFEEWAAVLIACDAVITDHGSAALYAAALGRPVVSAYDGGGELVPGSPMADLLDRSPFLADADGLDAALGAQRPGAVRAPADGAFAERGRALERLRAELYRLLDVPPPRGQVVPRLLPEPAAPPRGVPASFAVRARVDGRTVTVERLPTGTDAPAHHLAAEAGRAPERHAMSAAVLYRRVPRGPDYPAAGHGAAWTVAGWTEETLADHPGCRTAGVVLSPDHCVARGRRGPLLSVRIEPLRRGGRVVRTDPAAVLSGVHAWLGEGVGNGAPPGSAHEVTCVVGGLPFAVRLRPASAAEAAREC, from the coding sequence ATGCCCTCGAAGGCCCCGGACGCCGCGCCGGCGGCGGGCGGCGAGCGGCGGGCGGCACGTGACGCGCGGCGCGCGGTGCTCTTCGCGGCCCGCTCGGCGACCGCGCTGCACCGGCTGCTCGATGTGCTGCCCGTGTTCGCGGGCGACGAGCGGATCGACCGCGCGTTCACCCTCGTGCCCGGCTCGGACTTCGGCGTGGACGCGCTGGCCGCCGTCGAACGGGCCGGGGCCCGCACGACGCCCTGGGAGGAGGCCAGCCGCCGCGCGCACGACCTGGTGCTCATGGCCAGCCCCAAGGGGGAGCTGGCGCTGCTGCGCGGCCGGCGCGTGCTGCTGCCGCACGGCGCCGGTTTCGGCAAGTCGGTCGAGGGCGAGGGAACGCCGGGCACGCCCTCCGGGCTCGATCCCGCGTTCCTGGTGCCGGACGGCGACGCCCTGCTGTCCCTGCACGCGCTGGCCCACCCGAGCCAGGTGGGCCGCCTGGCGGCGCTGAGCCCGCACGCGGCGGCCCGCGCGGCCGTCGTCGGCGATCCGACGCTCGAACGCGTGCTCGCCTCCCGCGGCCGGCGGGAGGACTACCGCGCGGCGCTCGGCACCGGGGCGCGGCATCTGATCGCGCTCGCCTCCACCTGGGGGCCCGAGTCGCTGCTGCGCCGGCGCCCCGCCCTGCCGACCGATCTCGCCGCCCGACTGCCGTGGGACACCTACCAGCTGGCCCTCATCCTGCACCCCAACGAGCGCAGCCGCCTCGGCGAGCTGAACCTCGCGGAACGCCTCGCGCCCGCGCTCGACGCCGGGATGTTCCTGGCCGGGCCGTTCGAGGAGTGGGCGGCGGTGCTCATCGCGTGCGACGCGGTGATCACCGACCACGGTTCGGCCGCGCTGTACGCGGCCGCCCTGGGCCGGCCCGTGGTCTCCGCGTACGACGGGGGCGGTGAGCTCGTCCCCGGCAGCCCGATGGCCGACCTCCTGGACCGCAGCCCGTTCCTGGCCGACGCCGACGGGCTGGACGCCGCGCTGGGGGCCCAGCGCCCCGGCGCCGTGCGCGCTCCGGCGGACGGCGCGTTCGCCGAACGGGGCCGGGCGCTGGAACGGCTGCGCGCCGAGCTGTACCGCCTGCTCGATGTGCCGCCGCCGCGCGGCCAGGTCGTGCCGCGGCTCCTGCCGGAACCCGCCGCGCCGCCGCGGGGCGTTCCCGCCTCGTTCGCGGTCAGGGCGCGCGTCGACGGCCGCACGGTCACCGTCGAACGGCTGCCCACCGGCACCGACGCGCCGGCCCACCACCTCGCCGCGGAAGCCGGCCGCGCCCCCGAGCGCCACGCCATGAGCGCGGCCGTGCTCTACCGCCGCGTGCCGCGCGGGCCGGACTACCCGGCCGCCGGGCACGGCGCGGCGTGGACCGTGGCCGGCTGGACGGAGGAGACGCTGGCGGACCACCCGGGGTGCCGCACGGCCGGCGTGGTGCTGTCGCCCGACCACTGCGTGGCGCGCGGGCGGCGCGGGCCGCTGCTCTCGGTGCGGATCGAGCCGCTGCGGCGCGGCGGGCGGGTGGTGCGCACCGATCCGGCGGCCGTGCTGAGCGGCGTGCACGCCTGGCTCGGCGAGGGCGTCGGCAACGGCGCTCCGCCCGGCTCGGCGCACGAGGTGACGTGCGTGGTGGGCGGGTTGCCGTTCGCCGTGCGGCTGCGGCCCGCCTCGGCCGCCGAGGCCGCCCGCGAGTGCTGA
- a CDS encoding beta-galactosidase, producing the protein MPRDRAPRWLRSAPGDTAPRIAYGADYNPEQWPREVWDEDVALMREAGVTVVSVGIFSWAHLQPGPDTWDFEWLDTVLDLLHAGGIGVDLATATASPPPWLTTAHPEILPVTATGETVWPGARQHWRPTSPVFRAHALRLVTALAERYAQHPALVAWHVNNELGCHNVYDYSDDAARAFRAWLMARYGDLGALNHAWGTAFWSQRYTAWDQILPPRLAASHPNPTQQLDFKRFSSDALADHLRAEREVLRRFTPDVPVTTNFMVMGETRGMNYADWAAEVDFVSNDHYVRPGPQAVDELSFSANLTGNLSGGRPWFLMEHSTSAVNWQPVNRAKQPGELARDSLLHVAHGADAVCFFQWRQSAAGAEKYHSAMVPHAGPDSDLFRDVTRLGRTLDALAPVAGSERRPAAAAILFDWESWWAAEQDSHPTSLLRYRQEALDWYSAFLALGVRADVVPSGAPLDGYRLVVAPILHVLPAPLAERLTTWAERGGHLVTTYFSGIVDENDHAWLGGYPGPLRDLLGIRVEEFAPLAEGETARLDNGGTGTLWTDRVQVTGADVSVLASWTTGPQAGRPAITRRPAGEGSAAYVSTRLGAEGLPGTLAPLLDAAGIAGELPAALRGRVELAVRGKGDEEFWFLVNRTDEPVVLAGLDGEPLTGARAGEPAGTGPAHVLDPRGVLVLRRPAAAR; encoded by the coding sequence ATGCCCCGCGACCGCGCACCCCGGTGGCTCCGCAGCGCGCCCGGCGACACCGCGCCTCGCATCGCCTACGGCGCCGACTACAACCCGGAGCAATGGCCGCGCGAGGTGTGGGACGAGGACGTGGCCCTGATGCGCGAGGCGGGCGTCACCGTCGTCTCGGTCGGCATCTTCTCCTGGGCCCACCTGCAACCCGGCCCCGACACCTGGGACTTCGAGTGGCTCGACACGGTGCTCGACCTGCTGCACGCCGGCGGCATCGGAGTCGACCTGGCCACCGCGACCGCCTCGCCGCCGCCCTGGCTCACGACCGCGCACCCCGAGATCCTGCCCGTCACCGCGACCGGGGAGACCGTCTGGCCCGGCGCCCGCCAGCACTGGCGCCCCACCTCCCCGGTCTTCCGCGCCCACGCGCTGCGCCTGGTCACCGCACTCGCCGAGCGGTACGCGCAGCACCCCGCGCTCGTCGCCTGGCACGTCAACAACGAACTCGGCTGCCACAACGTCTACGACTACTCGGACGACGCCGCCCGGGCCTTCCGGGCCTGGCTCATGGCCAGGTACGGGGACCTCGGCGCGCTCAACCACGCGTGGGGCACCGCGTTCTGGTCGCAGCGCTACACGGCCTGGGACCAGATCCTGCCGCCGCGCCTGGCCGCCTCCCACCCCAACCCGACCCAGCAACTGGACTTCAAGCGCTTCTCCTCCGACGCCCTCGCGGACCACCTGCGGGCCGAGCGCGAGGTGCTGCGCCGCTTCACCCCCGACGTGCCCGTCACCACCAACTTCATGGTGATGGGGGAGACCCGGGGCATGAACTACGCCGACTGGGCCGCCGAGGTGGACTTCGTCTCCAACGACCACTACGTCCGGCCGGGACCGCAGGCGGTGGACGAGCTGTCGTTCTCCGCCAACCTCACCGGCAACCTCTCCGGCGGCCGGCCGTGGTTCCTGATGGAGCACTCCACGAGCGCCGTCAACTGGCAGCCCGTGAACCGGGCGAAGCAGCCGGGCGAACTGGCCCGCGACTCGCTGCTGCACGTCGCGCACGGCGCGGACGCCGTGTGCTTCTTCCAGTGGCGGCAGTCGGCCGCGGGCGCGGAGAAGTACCACTCCGCGATGGTGCCGCACGCCGGGCCCGACAGCGACCTCTTCCGGGACGTCACCCGCCTCGGCCGCACCCTGGACGCCCTCGCGCCGGTCGCGGGCAGCGAACGGAGGCCGGCCGCGGCGGCCATCCTCTTCGACTGGGAGTCCTGGTGGGCCGCGGAGCAGGACTCCCACCCGACCTCCCTGCTGCGCTACCGCCAGGAAGCGCTCGACTGGTACTCGGCGTTCCTCGCCCTGGGCGTGCGCGCCGACGTCGTCCCGAGCGGCGCGCCGCTCGACGGCTACCGGCTGGTCGTCGCGCCCATCCTGCACGTGCTGCCCGCGCCCCTCGCCGAGCGGCTGACCACCTGGGCGGAACGGGGCGGCCACCTGGTCACCACCTACTTCTCCGGCATCGTCGACGAGAACGACCACGCCTGGCTCGGCGGCTACCCCGGCCCGCTGCGCGACCTGCTGGGCATCCGCGTGGAGGAGTTCGCCCCGCTGGCCGAGGGGGAGACCGCCCGGCTGGACAACGGCGGCACCGGCACCCTGTGGACGGACCGCGTCCAGGTCACCGGCGCCGACGTGTCCGTGCTCGCCTCGTGGACCACGGGCCCGCAGGCGGGCCGGCCCGCCATCACCCGCCGCCCGGCGGGGGAGGGCTCGGCCGCGTACGTCTCCACCCGCCTGGGCGCCGAGGGCCTGCCCGGCACCCTGGCCCCCCTGCTCGACGCCGCGGGCATCGCGGGCGAGCTGCCCGCGGCGCTGCGCGGACGGGTCGAACTGGCCGTCCGCGGCAAGGGGGACGAGGAGTTCTGGTTCCTGGTGAACCGCACCGACGAGCCCGTGGTGCTGGCCGGCCTCGACGGCGAGCCGCTGACCGGGGCCCGGGCCGGGGAGCCGGCCGGCACCGGCCCGGCGCACGTGCTCGACCCGCGCGGCGTCCTCGTCCTGCGCCGGCCGGCCGCCGCGCGTTGA
- a CDS encoding NAD(P)/FAD-dependent oxidoreductase, translating to MTEQRKSSYDVVVVGGGAAGLNGALMLARARRSVLVIDAGEPRNAPADGVHGLLGHDGTPPGELLARGRAEVRRYGGHVVEGRVVTAAREPDGGFVVEPAEGPAVRARRLLVTTGLVDELPDVPGLRERWGRDVLHCPYCHGWEVRDRAIGVLAGGPFSVHQALLFRQLSQDVTLFAHTAPPFTGEEAEQLAARGIRVVEGRVTGLETDEDRLRGVRLSDGSVVARDVVVVGTRMTARAGFLSALGLRTEEHPAGTFVPSDATGRTEVPGVWAAGNVTDLAAQVGASAAAGAFAGAQINADLVTEETRDAVAAHRKAHGASVEAAAG from the coding sequence ATGACGGAACAGAGGAAGAGTTCTTACGACGTCGTGGTCGTCGGCGGCGGCGCGGCGGGACTCAACGGGGCGCTCATGCTGGCCCGCGCCCGGCGATCGGTGCTCGTGATCGACGCCGGCGAGCCGCGCAACGCTCCCGCGGACGGCGTGCACGGACTGCTCGGGCACGACGGGACGCCGCCGGGCGAACTGCTGGCCCGCGGACGCGCCGAGGTACGCCGCTACGGCGGCCACGTCGTCGAGGGCCGGGTCGTCACCGCGGCCCGCGAGCCGGACGGCGGCTTCGTCGTCGAGCCGGCCGAAGGCCCCGCGGTCCGCGCCCGGCGGCTGCTGGTGACCACGGGACTCGTCGACGAACTGCCGGACGTCCCCGGGCTGCGCGAGCGGTGGGGCAGGGACGTGCTGCACTGCCCCTACTGCCACGGCTGGGAAGTGCGCGACCGGGCCATCGGAGTGCTGGCGGGCGGCCCGTTCTCGGTGCACCAGGCGCTGCTGTTCCGCCAGCTCAGCCAGGACGTGACGCTGTTCGCCCACACCGCGCCGCCGTTCACCGGCGAGGAGGCCGAGCAGCTGGCCGCCCGGGGCATCCGGGTGGTCGAGGGCCGGGTGACCGGCCTGGAGACCGACGAGGACCGGCTGCGGGGCGTGCGGCTGAGCGACGGCTCCGTGGTGGCGCGCGACGTGGTGGTCGTGGGCACCCGGATGACGGCGCGCGCCGGTTTCCTCTCCGCGCTCGGCCTGCGCACCGAGGAGCACCCGGCGGGCACGTTCGTGCCCAGCGACGCCACCGGCCGCACCGAGGTGCCCGGCGTGTGGGCGGCGGGCAACGTCACCGACCTGGCGGCCCAGGTCGGCGCCTCCGCGGCGGCGGGCGCCTTCGCCGGTGCCCAGATCAACGCCGACCTGGTCACCGAGGAGACCCGCGACGCGGTCGCCGCCCACCGGAAGGCGCACGGCGCCTCGGTGGAGGCCGCCGCGGGGTGA
- a CDS encoding helix-turn-helix domain-containing protein, which translates to MTTGPHEDAGALPAVAARLRDLRRDARLTLESAAGRAGLSPAHLSRLETGHRQPSLPALLSLARVYGTTVSGLLGEAAPVPDPVVRASGAAAWEAGGWTYRRAGGAGRALQALRVHVPPGDPQGELVRVHPGEEWLYVLSGELRLFLGDAAYTLGPGDSAHFDSLTPHRIGTLAPAGAELLFVHTLLQAAAGPCLGGGPR; encoded by the coding sequence ATGACGACCGGCCCGCACGAGGACGCCGGAGCGCTGCCCGCCGTCGCGGCGCGGCTGCGTGACCTGCGCCGCGACGCCCGGCTGACCCTGGAGTCCGCGGCCGGGCGCGCCGGGCTCTCCCCGGCGCACCTCTCCCGCCTGGAGACCGGCCACCGCCAGCCGTCGCTGCCCGCGCTGCTGAGCCTCGCGCGCGTCTACGGCACGACGGTGTCAGGACTGCTCGGCGAGGCCGCCCCCGTGCCCGACCCGGTGGTCAGGGCGAGCGGCGCGGCGGCCTGGGAGGCGGGCGGCTGGACGTACCGGCGGGCCGGCGGGGCGGGCCGGGCGTTGCAGGCGCTGCGGGTCCACGTGCCGCCCGGCGATCCGCAGGGCGAACTGGTGCGCGTCCACCCGGGCGAGGAGTGGCTGTACGTCCTGTCGGGAGAGCTGCGGCTGTTCCTCGGGGACGCGGCGTACACGCTCGGGCCCGGGGACAGCGCCCACTTCGACTCGCTCACCCCGCACCGCATCGGCACCCTCGCCCCCGCGGGGGCCGAGCTGCTGTTCGTGCACACGCTGCTGCAAGCAGCCGCCGGCCCGTGCCTGGGCGGCGGCCCGCGCTGA
- a CDS encoding ArsR/SmtB family transcription factor: protein MSEKVFEALADPTRRRLLELVAAGERTAGELAAEFDVSRPAVSRHLRVLSDAGLVTWRGEAQRRVYRLRPAGLDEAGDWIARTRDNWASRLDSLVRHLDEQRKEA, encoded by the coding sequence ATGTCAGAGAAGGTCTTCGAGGCGCTGGCCGACCCGACCCGGCGCAGGCTGCTCGAACTGGTCGCCGCCGGGGAGCGGACCGCGGGAGAGCTGGCCGCCGAGTTCGACGTGAGCCGGCCCGCCGTCTCGCGCCACCTGCGCGTGCTCTCCGACGCCGGTCTGGTCACCTGGCGCGGGGAGGCCCAGCGCCGGGTGTACCGGCTGCGGCCCGCGGGACTCGATGAGGCGGGCGACTGGATCGCGCGCACGCGCGACAACTGGGCGTCCCGGCTCGACTCCCTGGTGCGGCACCTCGATGAACAGCGGAAGGAAGCATGA
- a CDS encoding MerR family transcriptional regulator has protein sequence MRIGDLAARTGASIRSLRYYEEQGLLTSTRSAGGQRHYTEAQAERVFFLQRLYAAGLSSRVIAELLPCVDTPSERNSEAAFERMARERDRLTEHITDLVRTRDALDELMAAHRAHRESPCPTDGPAERPAAPARPVLARAGRTPRTRSAA, from the coding sequence GTGCGCATCGGTGACCTCGCGGCACGGACCGGGGCCAGTATCCGTTCCCTGCGCTACTACGAGGAGCAGGGCCTGCTCACCAGCACCCGCAGCGCGGGCGGGCAGCGGCACTACACGGAGGCCCAGGCCGAGCGGGTCTTCTTCCTCCAGCGGCTGTACGCGGCCGGCCTCTCCAGCCGGGTCATCGCCGAGCTCCTGCCGTGCGTCGACACACCGAGCGAGCGGAACTCCGAGGCCGCGTTCGAGCGCATGGCGCGGGAACGCGACCGGCTCACGGAGCACATCACCGACCTCGTCCGCACCAGGGACGCGCTCGACGAGCTGATGGCGGCGCACAGGGCGCACCGGGAGTCCCCGTGCCCCACCGACGGGCCGGCCGAGAGGCCGGCAGCACCCGCGCGGCCGGTCCTGGCCCGCGCCGGGCGGACACCCAGGACCAGGTCGGCCGCGTAG
- a CDS encoding glycoside hydrolase family 64 protein, protein MFRLPRVLASVAAALAVAAGVGAWGPAPEAQAVPDTMAQAVPDTIPLTITNNSGRAEPVYIYNLGTQLSSGRQGWADAAGTFHAWPAGGSPPVPAPDASIAGPADGQTMTIRLPKFSGRVYFSVGEKLVFSLAEGGLVQPAVQNPTDPNRDIRFNWSEYTLNDAGLWINSTQVDMFSAPYSVGVRDAAGQTRTTGTLKPGGYHAVFEGLRASGWGGLIHEGPDGRPVRALSPGHGISTGGVPADAMADYIDRVWRHYASATLTVTPFAHEPGTRYTGRVSGGVMHFTDAAGNVVTSFQKPDSDSVFGCHKHLDAPNDQVRGPISRTLCAAFNRTTLLTNAQQPDQDGSGFYRDAVTNHYARVVHEQMADGKAYAFAFDDVGAHESLVHDGNPAGASMTFEPYD, encoded by the coding sequence GTGTTCCGCTTGCCAAGAGTTCTGGCGTCCGTGGCCGCGGCGCTGGCCGTCGCCGCGGGCGTCGGCGCCTGGGGGCCCGCCCCCGAGGCGCAGGCCGTGCCCGACACCATGGCGCAGGCCGTGCCCGACACCATCCCGCTCACCATCACCAACAACTCGGGGCGCGCCGAGCCCGTCTACATCTACAACCTCGGCACCCAGCTCAGCTCGGGGCGGCAGGGCTGGGCCGACGCCGCGGGCACCTTCCACGCGTGGCCGGCCGGCGGCAGCCCGCCGGTGCCGGCTCCCGACGCGTCGATCGCGGGCCCCGCCGACGGGCAGACGATGACGATCCGGCTGCCGAAGTTCTCCGGCCGGGTCTACTTCTCCGTCGGCGAGAAGCTCGTCTTCTCCCTCGCCGAGGGCGGCCTGGTGCAGCCCGCGGTGCAGAATCCGACCGACCCCAACCGCGACATCAGGTTCAACTGGTCCGAGTACACGCTGAACGACGCCGGGCTGTGGATCAACAGCACCCAGGTGGACATGTTCTCCGCCCCCTACTCGGTGGGCGTGCGCGACGCCGCCGGGCAGACGCGGACCACGGGCACGCTCAAGCCCGGCGGCTACCACGCCGTCTTCGAGGGGCTGCGGGCCTCGGGCTGGGGCGGGCTGATCCACGAGGGGCCCGACGGCCGGCCCGTGCGCGCGCTCTCGCCGGGGCACGGCATCTCGACCGGCGGGGTGCCGGCCGACGCCATGGCCGACTACATCGACCGGGTGTGGCGCCACTACGCCTCCGCGACGCTGACCGTGACGCCGTTCGCCCACGAGCCAGGCACCCGCTACACCGGTCGGGTGTCCGGCGGCGTCATGCACTTCACCGACGCCGCGGGCAACGTCGTCACCAGTTTCCAGAAGCCGGACTCGGACAGCGTCTTCGGCTGCCACAAGCATCTCGACGCCCCCAACGACCAGGTGCGCGGCCCCATCTCCCGCACGCTGTGCGCCGCGTTCAACCGGACCACCCTGCTGACCAACGCGCAGCAGCCCGACCAGGACGGCTCCGGCTTCTACCGCGACGCCGTCACCAACCACTACGCGAGGGTCGTGCACGAGCAGATGGCCGACGGCAAGGCGTACGCGTTCGCGTTCGACGACGTCGGCGCGCACGAGTCGCTGGTGCACGACGGGAATCCGGCCGGGGCCTCCATGACCTTCGAGCCGTACGACTGA
- a CDS encoding SRPBCC family protein, which translates to MAETDMDLAPAADDRRGTLGVGQDGAWQIRFERRLAHAPERVWAALAEPEQRARWMPGVTLDAAPGATARYDFGEEGAAEGRVLVADPPHRLEHTWRWPGEPEAVVRWEITPEGEGSLLVLLHRPLAAEPAVHYCVGWHAMLDGLGAHLAGDAPAEPDYAALAEGYARAASAG; encoded by the coding sequence ATGGCCGAGACGGACATGGACCTGGCCCCCGCGGCCGACGACCGGCGCGGAACCCTGGGCGTCGGCCAGGACGGGGCGTGGCAGATCCGGTTCGAACGCCGGCTGGCCCACGCGCCGGAACGGGTCTGGGCCGCCCTGGCCGAGCCGGAGCAGCGCGCGCGGTGGATGCCGGGCGTGACCCTCGACGCCGCCCCCGGCGCAACCGCGCGCTACGACTTCGGCGAGGAGGGCGCCGCGGAGGGCCGGGTCCTCGTCGCCGACCCGCCGCACCGACTCGAACACACCTGGCGGTGGCCCGGGGAGCCCGAGGCCGTCGTGCGCTGGGAGATCACCCCCGAGGGCGAAGGCTCCCTGCTGGTCCTGCTGCACCGCCCGCTCGCGGCCGAGCCCGCCGTGCACTACTGCGTCGGATGGCACGCGATGCTCGACGGGCTCGGCGCCCACCTGGCGGGCGACGCCCCGGCCGAGCCGGACTACGCCGCGCTCGCGGAGGGCTACGCCCGCGCCGCGTCCGCCGGCTGA
- a CDS encoding LacI family DNA-binding transcriptional regulator yields MADVARLAGVSSQTVSRVSTGHPGVLESTRQQVFAAMRELGYRPNSAARALKRGEFRTIGVILFTLSTTGNVRTLEAIAAGAAQEGYATTLLPVAAPTRDEVRGAFTRLGELAVDAVIVIMEVHMLDSAELSLPPGVHVVVADSDAGDRYSVVDTDQAGGARDAVRHLLGLGHRTVWHLAGPPESFAAERRAAAWRATLRAAGRAVPPAVRGDWSAESGYLAGLRLAEEPGCTAVFAANDQMALGLLRALHERGRAVPGEVSVVGFDDIPESGSFIPPLTTVRQDFAEVGRRLVEGVLDQVRADAPRRGTVLVPTRLVTRASTAPPPAG; encoded by the coding sequence ATGGCGGACGTCGCGCGCCTCGCCGGGGTCTCCTCGCAGACGGTCTCGCGCGTGTCCACCGGCCACCCCGGCGTCCTTGAGTCCACCAGGCAGCAGGTGTTCGCGGCCATGCGGGAGTTGGGCTACCGGCCCAACAGCGCCGCGCGGGCGCTCAAGCGCGGTGAGTTCCGCACGATCGGCGTCATCCTCTTCACGCTCTCCACCACCGGCAACGTCCGCACGCTTGAGGCCATCGCCGCCGGCGCGGCCCAGGAGGGCTACGCGACCACGCTGCTCCCGGTGGCGGCGCCCACCCGGGACGAGGTGCGCGGCGCGTTCACCCGGCTCGGGGAGCTGGCCGTGGACGCGGTCATCGTGATCATGGAGGTGCACATGCTCGACTCCGCGGAGCTGTCGCTGCCGCCGGGCGTGCACGTCGTGGTGGCCGACTCCGACGCGGGCGACCGGTACAGCGTGGTCGACACCGACCAGGCGGGCGGCGCCAGGGACGCCGTGCGGCACCTGCTCGGCCTCGGCCACAGGACGGTCTGGCACTTGGCCGGCCCGCCGGAGTCGTTCGCCGCCGAACGCCGGGCCGCCGCGTGGCGCGCGACGCTGCGCGCCGCCGGGCGCGCGGTGCCGCCGGCGGTGCGCGGCGACTGGTCGGCGGAGTCGGGTTACCTGGCGGGGCTGCGGCTGGCGGAGGAGCCGGGGTGCACCGCGGTCTTCGCGGCCAACGACCAGATGGCGCTCGGCCTGCTGCGGGCCCTGCACGAACGGGGCCGCGCCGTGCCGGGCGAGGTGAGCGTCGTCGGCTTCGACGACATCCCCGAGTCGGGCTCGTTCATCCCGCCGCTCACCACCGTCCGCCAGGACTTCGCCGAGGTGGGGCGGCGCCTGGTGGAAGGCGTGCTGGACCAGGTGCGCGCCGACGCGCCGCGGCGCGGCACCGTGCTGGTCCCCACCCGGCTGGTGACGCGCGCGAGCACCGCGCCGCCGCCCGCCGGCTGA
- a CDS encoding DUF6126 family protein, translating into MQEETRREQKAAKDTRDRIPHGLWIRMLIYGLVGHLFAAFLVFLFSLGA; encoded by the coding sequence ATGCAGGAAGAGACGCGGAGAGAACAGAAGGCCGCGAAGGACACCAGGGACCGCATCCCGCACGGTCTGTGGATCCGCATGCTGATCTACGGGCTCGTCGGCCACCTGTTCGCCGCCTTCCTCGTCTTCCTGTTCTCGCTGGGCGCCTGA
- a CDS encoding YybH family protein yields MNETDERDIRQLLATYTDLWVRHEMDAWGALFTEDADFITHRGIWWRSRRENVAGHQDVPDAVLAQKGDYTQEVVSIRGVAPDVALVHTAWSWPGHRPRPSAAPEDRRGLVTLLLVRQPDGAWRIRAAHNTRENGLDDFSAR; encoded by the coding sequence ATGAACGAGACGGACGAGCGAGACATCCGGCAGCTCCTGGCGACCTACACCGACCTGTGGGTCCGGCACGAGATGGACGCGTGGGGCGCGCTGTTCACCGAGGACGCGGACTTCATCACCCACCGCGGCATCTGGTGGCGCTCCAGGCGGGAGAACGTCGCGGGCCACCAGGACGTCCCCGACGCGGTCCTCGCGCAGAAGGGCGACTACACGCAGGAGGTGGTGAGCATCCGGGGCGTCGCGCCGGACGTCGCACTCGTCCACACGGCCTGGAGCTGGCCGGGGCACCGGCCGCGCCCCTCGGCCGCGCCCGAGGACCGCCGCGGGCTCGTCACCCTCCTGCTGGTGCGGCAGCCGGACGGCGCCTGGCGGATCAGGGCCGCGCACAACACCAGGGAGAACGGGCTCGACGACTTCTCCGCCCGCTGA